One window of Mucilaginibacter inviolabilis genomic DNA carries:
- a CDS encoding FKBP-type peptidyl-prolyl cis-trans isomerase: protein MKRKLMFLSLAAIGLASCNGGFKQGDGGLLYNIHTSKGGAKIKEGDFISLNMVVKTDGDSVLNSTYESGQPTRMAMPKPQAKGDVVAGIGLLGEGDSATFKIASDSIFKGGQQRPPGFKSKYLVFVVKVEKVIAKGNLNEQVFRGRVMDYIKSQGDALKAQEPAKIKKYIADHNLKVEKTASGLQYVITTPGTGAKPAVGDTAVVNYTGKMVSGKVFDTSIKAEATKAKIPVDPMRQFAPIRIPVGQGKVIPGWDEGLQLLNKGSKAIFIIPSDIAYKDQGIGPIGPYSPLVFEMEMVDVVKPNPNAPKPVVPQLTPPPAK, encoded by the coding sequence ATGAAAAGAAAATTGATGTTCTTGTCTCTTGCGGCTATAGGTTTAGCAAGTTGCAACGGTGGATTTAAGCAGGGCGATGGTGGCTTGCTTTATAATATTCACACTTCTAAAGGTGGAGCCAAAATTAAAGAAGGCGATTTTATAAGCCTTAACATGGTGGTAAAAACCGATGGCGACTCTGTGCTGAACAGTACTTATGAAAGCGGCCAGCCTACAAGAATGGCTATGCCAAAACCACAAGCCAAAGGTGATGTGGTTGCAGGTATTGGTTTACTGGGCGAAGGTGATAGCGCTACTTTTAAAATAGCTTCCGATTCGATATTTAAAGGTGGTCAGCAACGTCCTCCGGGCTTTAAAAGCAAATACCTGGTATTTGTAGTTAAAGTTGAAAAAGTAATAGCTAAAGGTAACTTGAATGAGCAGGTGTTTCGTGGCCGTGTAATGGATTATATCAAATCACAAGGCGATGCTTTAAAAGCACAGGAACCTGCTAAAATCAAAAAATATATTGCTGATCATAACCTAAAGGTTGAAAAAACAGCTTCAGGTTTACAGTATGTTATTACCACTCCGGGCACTGGTGCAAAACCGGCAGTAGGCGATACCGCAGTAGTAAATTACACCGGTAAAATGGTTAGTGGTAAAGTGTTTGATACCAGCATTAAAGCAGAAGCTACCAAAGCAAAAATACCGGTTGATCCTATGCGCCAGTTTGCGCCTATCCGTATCCCTGTTGGTCAGGGTAAAGTAATACCAGGTTGGGACGAAGGCTTGCAATTGCTAAACAAAGGTTCTAAAGCGATATTCATTATCCCATCTGACATTGCTTATAAAGACCAGGGAATCGGCCCAATCGGCCCATACTCTCCATTGGTTTTTGAAATGGAAATGGTTGATGTTGTTAAACCAAACCCTAACGCTCCAAAACCGGTTGTGCCGCAATTAACGCCGCCGCCAGCTAAATAA
- a CDS encoding DHH family phosphoesterase — protein MLELASLKELLAQPQKIVITTHHKPDGDAMGSSLGLYNYLIQQGHHAKVITPTDYPDFLSWMPGNEEVIIYTEQQERSAALIADADIVFCLDFNALGRINQMGELVGESSAYKIMIDHHLEPEDFDDYRHWNINACATAQLIYDFIVNELQHPELINKDVATCLYTGIMTDSASFRLPNTTSAVHRIVADLIDAGAVNWRIHELVYNSASESRLRFLGHCLANCLEVLPEYNTAIIAVNKADLEKYEVDTGDTEGIVNYALSMGSIRLAAFIVERRDKVKLSLRSKGEFPANEIVKKYFNGGGHRNAAGGHSEDSLEQVIQQFKLILPEYKKLLIQ, from the coding sequence ATGTTAGAATTAGCCTCGCTTAAAGAACTTTTAGCACAGCCTCAAAAAATAGTAATCACTACCCATCATAAACCTGATGGCGATGCGATGGGCTCGTCCTTAGGTTTATATAACTATCTGATACAGCAGGGGCATCATGCAAAGGTGATCACGCCTACAGATTACCCCGATTTTTTAAGCTGGATGCCTGGTAACGAAGAAGTTATTATTTATACCGAGCAACAAGAACGGTCGGCAGCACTTATAGCCGATGCCGATATTGTGTTCTGCCTTGATTTTAATGCTTTAGGCAGGATCAATCAAATGGGAGAGCTGGTTGGTGAAAGCAGCGCTTATAAGATCATGATCGATCATCACCTGGAACCCGAAGATTTTGATGATTACCGGCACTGGAATATCAATGCATGTGCTACTGCCCAGCTTATTTATGATTTTATTGTAAATGAACTGCAACATCCCGAATTAATTAATAAGGATGTAGCTACCTGCCTGTATACCGGTATCATGACTGATTCAGCATCATTCCGCTTACCTAATACCACCTCAGCCGTACACCGCATAGTTGCCGATTTGATTGATGCAGGCGCGGTTAACTGGCGTATACATGAGCTGGTTTACAATAGCGCATCTGAAAGCAGATTAAGATTTTTAGGGCATTGCCTGGCTAATTGCCTTGAAGTGCTGCCTGAATATAATACCGCTATTATTGCAGTAAACAAAGCCGACCTGGAAAAATACGAAGTGGATACCGGCGATACCGAGGGAATTGTGAATTACGCTTTATCCATGGGCAGCATACGCCTGGCTGCATTTATAGTAGAACGCCGGGACAAGGTAAAGCTTTCACTGCGCTCCAAAGGAGAGTTTCCGGCCAATGAGATCGTTAAAAAATATTTTAATGGTGGTGGTCACCGTAATGCGGCGGGCGGTCATTCTGAAGACAGCCTGGAGCAGGTTATACAACAGTTTAAACTAATATTACCAGAATATAAAAAACTATTAATACAGTAA
- a CDS encoding nucleoside-diphosphate kinase has product MKTNRTFTMIKPDAVANGHIGAIIDKITKSGFKIIALKYTSLSPEKAGQFYEVHKERPFYKDLVSFMSSGPIVAAILEKDNAIEDFRKLIGATDPAKAEEGTIRNLFAKSIDANAVHGSDSDENADIEGNFFFSAFERF; this is encoded by the coding sequence ATGAAAACCAACAGAACTTTTACCATGATTAAGCCTGATGCGGTAGCAAACGGCCACATTGGTGCGATTATAGACAAGATCACAAAGAGCGGCTTTAAGATCATCGCTCTTAAATATACTTCGCTGAGCCCCGAAAAAGCCGGTCAGTTTTATGAAGTACATAAAGAACGCCCTTTTTACAAAGACCTGGTTAGCTTTATGTCATCAGGCCCTATCGTTGCTGCTATCTTAGAAAAAGATAACGCTATTGAAGATTTCCGTAAACTGATTGGTGCTACCGATCCGGCCAAGGCAGAAGAAGGTACTATACGTAACTTATTTGCCAAATCAATTGATGCAAATGCTGTTCACGGCTCTGATTCTGACGAGAATGCTGACATAGAAGGCAATTTCTTCTTTTCGGCTTTCGAAAGATTTTAA
- a CDS encoding DUF721 domain-containing protein, translating into MRKANDKSLKDAIDQMLNVYKIKRRFDETAVVAAWPELVGKPVANRTKELFIRDKKLFLRIESSVIKNELMMMRAQIMDKINEKANGILVEEVIFL; encoded by the coding sequence ATGCGTAAAGCAAATGACAAATCGTTAAAAGATGCTATTGACCAAATGCTGAACGTTTATAAAATTAAACGCCGCTTTGATGAAACCGCTGTAGTGGCCGCCTGGCCCGAATTGGTGGGTAAACCTGTAGCCAACAGAACCAAGGAGCTATTTATCCGCGATAAGAAATTATTTTTACGTATAGAATCGTCGGTGATCAAAAACGAGCTGATGATGATGCGCGCCCAGATCATGGATAAGATCAATGAGAAAGCAAACGGTATACTGGTTGAAGAGGTTATCTTCCTCTAG
- the recF gene encoding DNA replication/repair protein RecF (All proteins in this family for which functions are known are DNA-binding proteins that assist the filamentation of RecA onto DNA for the initiation of recombination or recombinational repair.) — protein MYLQQLSVINFKNYQEAELVFSKGVNAFTGNNGAGKTNLLDAIHYLSLCKSYFNPIDSQQIKQDEDFFIITGVFNKNEQAEAVACSVKRNQKKQFKRNKKDYQRLADHIGLLPLVMISPYDTSIITEGSEERRKFVDNVISQTDNHYLDELITYNKVLANRNALLKLIADTGRYDPSLLEVLNEQLAGSGNRIFERRKAFMESFTAIFNSHYSFLSDGAEHVELIYESQLLQDDFADLLKKNVERDRALERTTAGIHKDDLQFGIHGMSMKKFGSQGQQKSFLIALKLAQYTFLYQQKGFKPLLLLDDIFDKLDDERVTKLMKMVSNNDFGQVFITDTSVNRVRDIFEKINVDVKLFKVTGGVIDA, from the coding sequence ATGTATTTGCAGCAACTGTCAGTTATCAATTTTAAAAATTACCAGGAGGCCGAGCTTGTGTTTAGCAAGGGGGTGAATGCCTTTACCGGTAATAATGGTGCCGGCAAAACCAATTTGTTGGATGCTATTCATTACCTGTCGTTATGCAAAAGCTATTTTAACCCTATTGACAGTCAGCAAATAAAGCAGGACGAGGATTTTTTTATCATTACCGGGGTGTTTAATAAAAACGAGCAAGCCGAGGCTGTAGCCTGTTCTGTTAAACGTAACCAGAAAAAACAGTTTAAACGTAACAAAAAGGATTATCAACGCCTGGCTGATCACATCGGGTTACTGCCACTGGTGATGATATCGCCATATGATACCAGTATTATTACCGAAGGGAGCGAAGAACGGCGCAAATTTGTTGATAATGTGATATCGCAAACCGATAATCATTACCTGGATGAGCTGATTACCTACAACAAGGTACTGGCCAACCGTAATGCCCTGTTAAAGCTGATTGCCGATACCGGTCGTTATGACCCCAGTTTGCTGGAAGTGCTTAATGAGCAATTAGCTGGTTCGGGCAACCGTATATTTGAAAGGCGCAAAGCTTTTATGGAAAGCTTTACCGCTATTTTTAACAGTCATTATAGTTTTTTAAGTGATGGGGCCGAACATGTAGAGTTGATTTACGAATCACAATTGCTGCAGGATGATTTTGCCGATTTGCTAAAAAAGAATGTAGAGCGCGACCGGGCGCTGGAGCGTACCACAGCGGGTATACATAAGGATGACCTGCAATTTGGTATCCACGGTATGTCAATGAAAAAGTTTGGGTCACAGGGCCAGCAAAAATCGTTTTTGATAGCGCTCAAGCTGGCACAGTATACTTTTTTATATCAGCAAAAAGGCTTTAAACCTCTGCTGCTGCTGGATGATATTTTTGATAAGCTGGACGATGAGCGCGTTACCAAGCTGATGAAAATGGTATCCAATAATGATTTTGGGCAAGTGTTTATCACCGATACCAGCGTAAACAGGGTGCGGGATATTTTTGAAAAAATAAACGTAGACGTAAAACTATTTAAAGTAACAGGAGGGGTAATTGATGCGTAA